CGTGGAGCCCCGGTCTACTCTCGTACCCGGTTTGGGTGCCTGGCTGACAACTACATTTCCAGATCCTGACTTTACCAGATTAAAATCGGAATTCAGGTCCTCGTAAATGTCCTGAACCGTTGCCCCAACCAGATTAGGCACCTCAACGACGGGTTTTTCACCAAGCCTGTAATCTTTGTTTAACTGATCCTTGCTAGGCTGCACTTTCATATAGTGAAGCGCATCCTCCATTATATTTTTGACAATCGGAGCTGCCACCAGACCTCCGAATTGAATTCCTTGCGGATCATCTACTGCCGCATAAACCACAATTTTCGGATTATTTGCCGGAGCAAATCCGATAAAGGAGACGATATGCTCATCCGGTGAATACCGGCCGTTTATAACCTTTTGTGCTGTCCCGGTCTTCCCGCCTACCCTGTAACCGTCAATAAAGGCATTCCGCCCGGTTCCTTTAGCTACAACACTTTCCAGAGCTTCTCTGACCTGCTTGGATGTCTCTTCCGAAATTACATTGCGGACAAGTTCAGGCTGGATGGTATCCACCACTTGCCCGGATTCGGGATTTATCCAGGCTTTAGCTACATGGGGTTTGAACAGCTTGCCCCCATTAACGGCTGCCGACACGGCCGTTATCTGCTGGATAGGGGTCACGGAAACCCCTTGGCCAAAAGCAGTGGTGGCCAGTTCGACGGGACCAACCCGGGAAGGCTTGAACAAAATACCATTTTCTTCCCCGGCCAGGTCAATGCCTGTCCGTTTACCAAAGCCAAAACGCTGAATGTAATCAAATAAGCTCTCTTTTCCCAGACGTTGTCCCAGCACAACAAACCCCGGGTTGCATGAATTCTCCACCACCTGCAGGAAGGTTTCACTGCCATGGCCCCCCTTCTTCCAGCATCGAAGACGTGCTCCCCCTACTTCAATGGCACCAGGGTCAAAGAATTGTTCGTTCTTCAAATCGACCTTTTTCTCCTGCAAAGCTGACGCAAGGGTAATGATTTTAAAGGTAGACCCCGGTTCGTAAGTTTTCCAAATCGGCAGATTACGGTTATAAATTTCACTGTCGTATTCCTTGTAACGGGCCGGCTCATATCCCGGCCTGCTGCCCATCGCCAGCACTTCCCCAGTATTCGGGTCCATCATAATAGCAAGAATGTTCTGAGCCTGATGTTTCACCATAGCTTGATCAAGTTCACGTTCCAGAACGGATTGCAAATGCTGGTCAATGGTTAGCTGGAGATTTAATCCGTCCTTTGGTTTGACATACTCATCCGTTGAACCGGGCATCTGCCTTCCTGCCGCATCAGCCAAATAGGAAACACTGCCTGGCAAGCCTGTCAACAGTTTGTCATACTTGGCTTCCACACCGGTTAGTCCCTGGTTATCAATACCCGTAAAGCCGAGAATATGCCCGGCGAGAGATCCGAACGGATAATAACGCTTGTTATCTTCAGCTACTACAATACCGGGTATGTTCAGATTTTTGATTTCAAGCGCCTTCTCCTGAGTAATTTTTCGCCCTGCAGGAGAAACCTTGTTAATGGATTGCCGTTTGGTAATTTGCTTGTAGATGGTCTCCTCTGAACCCTCCA
This Paenibacillus larvae subsp. larvae DNA region includes the following protein-coding sequences:
- a CDS encoding stage V sporulation protein D, which encodes MKRVSSVMVRHRLFVALLLGTLTFIALLVRLAYVQLWKGQELAERAEDSWRRNIPFAANRGEIWDRNGTRLTYNVSTPSVMAIPAQLKDPKAAAAKLAQVLEGSEETIYKQITKRQSINKVSPAGRKITQEKALEIKNLNIPGIVVAEDNKRYYPFGSLAGHILGFTGIDNQGLTGVEAKYDKLLTGLPGSVSYLADAAGRQMPGSTDEYVKPKDGLNLQLTIDQHLQSVLERELDQAMVKHQAQNILAIMMDPNTGEVLAMGSRPGYEPARYKEYDSEIYNRNLPIWKTYEPGSTFKIITLASALQEKKVDLKNEQFFDPGAIEVGGARLRCWKKGGHGSETFLQVVENSCNPGFVVLGQRLGKESLFDYIQRFGFGKRTGIDLAGEENGILFKPSRVGPVELATTAFGQGVSVTPIQQITAVSAAVNGGKLFKPHVAKAWINPESGQVVDTIQPELVRNVISEETSKQVREALESVVAKGTGRNAFIDGYRVGGKTGTAQKVINGRYSPDEHIVSFIGFAPANNPKIVVYAAVDDPQGIQFGGLVAAPIVKNIMEDALHYMKVQPSKDQLNKDYRLGEKPVVEVPNLVGATVQDIYEDLNSDFNLVKSGSGNVVVSQAPKPGTRVDRGSTIRVYLSNPTKPDGSENKSP